In the genome of Mytilus edulis chromosome 3, xbMytEdul2.2, whole genome shotgun sequence, one region contains:
- the LOC139517994 gene encoding remodeling and spacing factor 1-like: MAMAAESLCHNDPNFAVICNFWDRYGEMIGLKEISYSDLERWLEDTKQVPVPLIDLHVRLLRRIGKTSVTANRWERYIIKFCHTYSNVDAWEIEKFGYKHCKLTTKLKLLKTLLEKQFDQNSTFKEKVNKLAPEDMRFQPIGRDKDGLAYWYMLDNECNLRVYREDLDDNDDETWEIVCKTRNDLAELVARLEKEINGGITKDLTDIHSSTSNSVKSEEAEDEKKLATSDDSQDSLPNVKKDPEKKNDLKKLDEVDGVVNKKEENDDKKDVKTEAEENNEKKDIKDEIRKCDEKKDIKIEIVKCDEKKDIKIEIKKCDEKENIKEESEKCDEKKNTKKEKKDCKEDTIDSEEKKDVKVEISVCGKEKKEDNHDNTDTEDTVIIKKEPVDNSSGEKLEVKNQDTAADVVNVITAKDDNIEKADISLEEKKKEIKCIDQKESKEKSPSPNIPSSEISVIDKGTEKDLKKQTNSVNDSKSNNKSELITVKENDNDESKIKNSKDVCKKLESEKDNSENCDIKSIKTSEISKTDTQNSASDNKFSTSKFYGAICDNADKTVELTEEIKCGCDDKKGGKQDIPKNDSETDKEVNDVSDNNVRRSSRTHTTRTQSHDSQVKDNKCESNSNLENTEVLSKTDETLQVNNMNKHDNGDLEKENNKTPSKSKSKVKGKKRPLLFEDNSTEDSPTVEPESKKSKQTKKILTKKSPAKVKSSTEDTDDSDDIPLSQIKGTPKSSGKQTPKATPKKLTPKGKKGKKSEPTPTRKSSRPVKKKKFDSDEEEKESSSKSKKSSSSKKSKVKSTDADSEDDDETPLKALQKSESETEEEEEDKGGRRRSSRVKKLLKKAKKKEITPPPSSFEEDDEEEDDHSDFTVPDSGDSEDEFNPAPKGRNARRQAAIQDTQECLVEEIPNDTPCIHCQKTDRPEWLLLCDKCDDGFHTACLRPPLMIIPDGDWFCPPCEHKRLLEKLQISLKDLDIIMKKKDRLIKRKERLAFVGISLDNILKDEHKENVNPEEYEHYSPEEEEEYYKPKKNKSFVKRSCRSRNVISYKFDEFDDMINTAIKEDLENPQPYNPGKGRSRGKDMANIYMAEGREYVSEEEEGKPSPVGGGRKKKKGRRLTNLSDEDDNEEESGDEYKCSDDTSEPPEEVEEDDDDVSDYSLDGEGWCRKGTRRSARRNARSKQYKDFVVDEEDSDYGPRRKSARSTRASTRQRRKHKEVWSEEEEEEEEETDESIDTDDLCSEDSGPTKKKKNRKEIDKKVFREKEKKKGKHSAKRRRIVDSEDEGSERSEKSEESESKSESDDSSVDMGKIKKAAKRKLSKRRYSESSSESEKSESSEPSRNRRRNIAKRVNYKAIAGSDSDATEVSEDKSGSEKDKRTKKKNAIRDDSTDTDDYYDKKSEESEEGETTEEDEKEPVSPKKQKKDEKEDKEDDETEEDSEDEDSQSEIKGQDIKIPKKKDKVRKSIEKGKETLHKDSVSEHESDKEPTNSPQNDTKPIIESQNEAQISTSTVPDSSDTPVCQNNAAVVRPSPQYSMGQNYAEGNFTNQPGQQQFQGRSPPYGSPPQQQFSPPHSSYQSQQPGDMMRQGPPLSQNYPPQMRQVNFPVSTSSQPFTSMSTSQGTISSPPYPTMQERPQYSSQVPHSQGQVFGRSIQGQPIMRGPHPGQQDGGQMHQGIRPEMMGQMRGQPMPQQDGQIIRGPPMPQDGQMTRGPPMPQEGQMIRGQPIPQDGQMIRGPPMPQQDGQMIRGPFYPNQQMMMGGRFPNQQQMMMQGQYSSYQSGQMMRGPYPGQSTMMRGPYPNTSQQDNLRGSNQEGAVTDQNREDKDSRMKSPPSSQPGLPERPMMPGQQPSFQSTPMIRGPFHGQPHRPMARGPFYGQPERHMMPGQEGHFRPGFPYPAQQRPGLHPNQQGFPHRPLQPGQQMPPSHISGPPVSSPTIGSPPVQETNQQFFPPRQPQPRLQMSPSHTPQAIVPVDRAKDVHTDQNVKNELDQTSQSISGKDVMRAAISAKVKDESSSVQQINSKQNKIPEESLETRKDTDVVVSDTQTSSEKDIKDHVEQSSKNKKENKLDSNQPKDIKKTSSESEKPDGQIVTELLSEANSKNLPQSQVTSASSDADTDKQKISEEQTTGIESTSGNESDPKVPKSDIEIMPGSQSSQKSGTHPEEKTMLSGPLPNPAEKTTISGPLPNLPEGSMIRGPQTIPPEGSMIRGPQPNPPEGSMIRGPQPIPPEGSIIRGPQPNPPEGSMIRGPHPYQQGMFRGQFNEMMSLMSNQRMQFQQGSIGMPQRPNMQGPPSFVGQVPRNVIPRMRPEHMRPMNPNFQRPMYGPGPMAYQQHPGVPTGFGPRLEMGMRMPQSSGPDETKADSPSKSKMQEGSDSSATSTNEPTKAKKPRKPRQTKKEKMKAQAESKPQPSSGPNVPGQEFQPQQQPQMVPGPQYQMPISRPMHPQQGPFMRPPFDNYGMNGMNQGPSDYNQMNPGMYGPPQIMPGNGGRGFMIDNLLDKHPRVQQLEPIISHEEEEESPVEPDQQTYEGEQSPSNGEKDMDEMSDIGDIVKYVMNH; encoded by the exons actttatTGGAGAAACAGTTTGATCAGAATTCCACATTTAAAGAAAAGGTAAACAAGCTTGCTCCTGAAGATATGAGATTCCAGCCGATTGGCAGAGATAAAGATGGTCTGGCCTATTGGTATATGCTG GATAATGAATGTAATTTAAGAGTATATAGAGAAGATCTAGATGATAACGATGATGAAACATGGGAAATTGTTTGCAA aacaaGAAATGATTTAGCAGAATTGGTAGCTCGACTAGAGAAAGAAATTAACGGGGGCATAACCAAAGATTTAACAGATATACACAGCAGTACAT CCAACAGTGTTAAAAGTGAAGAGGCTGAGGATGAAAAGAAATTGGCAACATCTGATGATTCACAAGATTCTCTGCCAAATGTCAAAAAAGAtccagagaaaaaaaatgatctaaaaaaaCTTGATGAAGTAGATGGCGTTGTAAATAAAAAGGAAGAGAATGATGACAAGAAAGATGTGAAGACAGAAGCTgaagaaaataatgaaaagaaagaCATTAAAGACGAAATTAGAAAATGTGATGAAAAGAAAGACAtcaaaatagaaatagtaaaatgtgatgaaaagaaagacattaaaatagaaataaaaaaatgtgatgaaaagGAGAACATCAAAGAAGAAtcagaaaaatgtgatgaaaagaaaaatactaaaaaggaaaagaaagaTTGCAAAGAAGATACTATAGATAgtgaagaaaagaaagatgttAAAGTAGAAATAAGCGTTTGTGGTAAAGAAAAGAAAGaggataatcatgataatacagaTACAGAGGATACAGTTATCATTAAAAAGGAACCAGTTGACAATAGTTCTGGTGAAAAGTTAGAAGTAAAAAACCAAGATACTGCTGCTGATGTTGTTAATGTAATTACTGCTAAAGATGACAATATTGAAAAGGCAGATATTTCACTTgaagagaaaaagaaagaaattaaatGTATTGACCAAAAGGAATCGAAAGAGAAATCCCCTTCACCAAACATTCCATCCTCTGAAATTTCTGTAATTGATAAAGGTACAGAAAAGGatcttaaaaaacaaacaaattctgTGAATGATtcaaaaagtaataataaaagTGAATTGATCACTGTTAAAGAAAATGATAACGacgaaagtaaaataaaaaattctaaagATGTTTGTAAAAAGTTGGAAAGTGAAAAGGATAATTCTGAAAACTGTGATATTAAATCCATCAAAACTTCTGAAATTTCAAAAACTGATACACAAAATTCAGCAAGTGATAACAAATTTTCTACCTCAAAATTTTATGGTGCTATATGTGATAATGCTGACAAAACTGTAGAATTAACAGAGGAAATTAAATGTGGTTGTGATGACAAAAAGGGAGGTAAGCAGGATATTCCAAAAAATGATTCTGAAACAGACAAAGAAGTGAATGATGTATCAGATAATAATGTGAGAAGAAGTAGTAGAACACATACTACAAGAACTCAATCACACGATTCACAGGTGAAAGATAATAAATGTGAAAGTAATTCCAATTTAGAAAATACAGAGGTTTTGTCAAAAACTGATGAAACTCTACAggtaaataacatgaataaacatgataatggtgatttagaaaaagaaaacaacaaaacccCTAGTAAATCTAAGTCAAAGGTTAAAGGTAAAAAAAGACCTTTATTATTTGAGGACAATTCAACAGAGGATTCACCAACAGTGGAACCCGAATCAAAGAAGTCAAAACAAACCAAGAAAATATTAACAAAGAAGTCTCCAGCTAAAGTGAAGTCCTCCACTGAAGATACAGACGATAGTGATGACATACCCCTCAGTCAGATCAAAGGAACACCCAAATCTTCTGGTAAACAGACACCTAAAGCAACTCCTAAAAAACTTACTCCTAAAGGCAAGAAGGGCAAGAAATCGGAACCAACACCTACCAGAAAAAGTTCTCGACCAGTAAAG AAAAAGAAATTTGACAGTGATGAAGAGGAAAAAGAAAGTTCATCAAAGTCTAAAAAGTCGTCATCCTCTAAAAAGTCAAAGGTCAAATCAACTGATGCAGACAGCGAGGATGACGATGAAACTCCTCTTAAAGCCTTACAGAAATCAGAGTCTGAGACTGAGGAAGAGGAGGAAGATAAAGGAGGTCGGAGGAGAAGTTCAAGGGTTAAAAAACTATTGAAGAAAGCCAAGAAAAAGGAAATTACTCCACCTCCATCTAGTTTTGAAGAAGATGATGAGGAGGAGGATGATCATAGTGATTTTACTGTACCTGACTCTGGCGACTCAGAAGATGAATTTAATCCTGCTCCTAAAGGGAGGAATGCTAGACGACAGGCTGCAATACAAG ataCACAAGAATGTCTAGTTGAAGAAATCCCAAATGATACACCATGTATACATTGTCAAAAAACAGACAGACCTGAATGG CTACTCCTCTGTGATAAATGTGATGATGGATTCCACACAGCATGCCTACGCCCACCTCTAATGATAATACCAGACGGAGATTGGTTTTGTCCACCGTGTGAacat AAACGACTGTTGGAAAAATTGCAGATTAGTCttaaagatttagatataattatGAAGAAGAAAGATCGATTAATAAAAAG gAAAGAGAGATTAGCCTTTGTAGGAATAAGTTTAGACAATATCTTAAAGGAC gaACATAAGGAGAATGTCAACCCAGAAGAGTATGAACATTACAGTCCAGAGGAGGAGGAGGAATATTATAAACCAAAGAAGAACAAATCATTTGTTAAGAGGTCATGTCGATCACGTAACGTAATCAGCTATAAGTTTGATGAATTTGATGACATGATAAATACAGCTATCAAAGAAGATTTAGAAAATCCTCAGCCTTATAACCCTGGAAAAG gaAGATCCCGAGGTAAAGACATGGCTAATATTTACATGGCAGAGGGTCGGGAATATGTCAGTGAGGAGGAGGAAGGAAAACCATCACCTGTAGGGGGAGGTCGCAAAAAGAAGAAGGGGCGTCGCCTTACAAATCTTAGTGATGAAGATGACAATGAGGAGGAAAGTGGAGATGAATACAAATGTTCTGA TGATACTTCAGAACCCCCAGAAGAAGTAGAGGAAGATGATGATGATGTCAGTGATTATAGTCTTGACGGGGAGGGCTGGTGTAGAAAGGGAACCAGGCGAAGTGCAAGACGCAATGCTAGATCTAAGCAATATAAGGATTTTG TTGTTGATGAAGAAGATAGTGATTATGGTCCCAGGAGAAAGTCTGCTCGTTCTACAAGAGCTTCCACACGACAGAGGAGAAAGCACAAAGAAGTATGGAGCGAAGAAGAGGAAGAGGAGGAAGAAGAAACTGATGAATCTATTGACACAGATGATTTATGCTCTGAGGACAGTGGCcctacaaaaaagaagaaaaataggAAAGAAATAGATAAAAAAGTGTTTagagaaaaagagaaaaagaaaggtAAACATTCCGCAAAGAGGAGGAGAATTGTGGATTCAGAAGATGAAGGAAGTGAAAGGAGTGAAAAATCAGAGGAAAGTGAATCTAAATCAGAAAGTGATGATAGCAGTGTAGATatgggaaaaataaaaaaagcagcAAAAAGGAAATTGTCTAAAAGACGTTATTCTGAATCAAGTAGTGAATCAGAAAAATCTGAATCTTCAGAGCCTTCACGGAATAGAAGGAGAAATATAGCTAAAAGAGTTAATTATAAGGCAATAGCAGGTTCTGATTCTGATGCAACTGAGGTATCGGAGGACAAAAGTGGAAGtgaaaaagacaaaagaacaaaaaagaaaaatgctATTAGAGATGATTCTACTGATACTGATGATTACTATGACAAGAAGTCTGAGGAATCAGAGGAAGGGGAGACAACTGAAGAAGATGAAAAAGAACCAGTTAGtccaaaaaagcagaaaaaagaTGAAAAGGAGGATAAAGAAGATGATGAGACAGAAGAGGATTCTGAGGACGAAGATAGTCAGTCTGAAATCAAAGGACAAGATATAAAAATaccaaagaaaaaagataaagttaggaaatcaattgaaaaaggtaAAGAAACACTTCATAAAGATTCTGTAAGTGAGCATGAGTCTGACAAAGAACCAACCAATTCACCACAGAATGACACAAAACCAATAATTGAATCTCAGAATGAGGCTCAAATCTCAACAAGTACAGTTCCTGACAGTAGTGACACACCAGTATGTCAGAACAACGCAGCTGTCGTTAGGCCAAGTCCACAATACTCAATGGGTCAGAATTATGCTGAGGGAAACTTTACCAATCAACCAGGGCAACAACAATTCCAGGGGAGATCACCTCCTTACGGTTCACCACCTCAACAACAGTTCTCACCTCCTCATTCATCATATCAATCACAGCAACCTGGTGACATGATGAGGCAAGGTCCTCCACTCTCACAAAATTATCCTCCCCAGATGAGGCAGGTAAACTTTCCTGTATCAACTTCAAGTCAGCCGTTTACATCAATGTCTACAAGCCAGGGGACAATATCATCACCACCATACCCAACAATGCAAGAAAGGCCTCAATATTCATCACAGGTGCCTCATAGTCAAGGTCAAGTTTTTGGAAGATCAATTCAAGGTCAACCAATAATGAGAGGTCCACATCCAGGCCAACAGGATGGAGGTCAGATGCACCAAGGCATAAGACCAGAAATGATGGGGCAAATGAGAGGTCAACCAATGCCACAACAAGATGGCCAAATTATTAGAGGTCCACCAATGCCACAAGATGGCCAAATGACTAGAGGTCCACCAATGCCACAAGAGGGCCAAATGATTAGAGGTCAACCAATACCACAAGATGGCCAAATGATCAGAGGTCCACCAATGCCACAACAAGATGGCCAAATGATCCGAGGTCCTTTTTATCCAAATCAGCAGATGATGATGGGAGGTCGTTTCCCAAACCAGCAGCAAATGATGATGCAGGGCCAATATTCTAGCTATCAGTCAGGTCAAATGATGAGAGGTCCGTATCCTGGTCAGTCAACAATGATGCGAGGTCCATATCCAAATACCAGTCAGCAAGATAATCTAAGAGGTTCAAACCAGGAAGGAGCAGTCACAGATCAAAATAGAGAAGATAAAGATAGTAGAATGAAAAGTCCCCCAAGTTCCCAACCTGGGCTTCCAGAAAGACCAATGATGCCAGGACAACAGCCTAGTTTTCAGTCTACGCCAATGATAAGGGGTCCGTTCCACGGACAACCACATAGACCAATGGCTAGAGGACCTTTCTATGGTCAACCTGAAAGGCATATGATGCCAGGTCAAGAAGGACATTTTAGACCAGGTTTTCCATATCCAGCTCAGCAGAGACCTGGTTTACACCCCAATCAACAAGGATTTCCACATCGACCGCTTCAACCTGGTCAACAAATGCCTCCTTCTCACATTTCTGGTCCACCAGTCAGCAGTCCAACAATTGGAAGCCCACCAGTACAGGAAACAAACCAACAGTTCTTTCCACCACGACAGCCCCAGCCTAGGTTGCAGATGTCACCTTCTCATACTCCTCAGGCCATTGTTCCAGTAGATAGAGCAAAGGATGTTCACActgatcaaaatgtcaaaaatgaatTAGATCAAACATCACAATCAATTTCTGGAAAAGATGTTATGAGAGCTGCTATATCAGCTAAAGTTAAAGATGAATCCAGTTCAGTTCAACAAATTaacagtaaacaaaataaaataccaGAGGAGTCTTTGGAAACAAGAAAAGATACAGATGTTGTTGTCTCTGATACACAGACATCCtctgaaaaagatataaaagatCACGTAGAacaatcttcaaaaaataaaaaggaaaacaaacttGATTCAAATCAACCAAAAGATATTAAAAAGACTAGTTCAGAAAGTGAAAAACCTGATGGACAGATTGTTACTGAATTGCTGTCAGAGGCAAACTCTAAAAACCTGCCACAAAGTCAGGTGACATCAGCCAGCTCTGATGCAGACACAGATAAACAAAAAATCTCGGAAGAACAAACAACTGGAATTGAATCAACTTCAGGTAATGAGTCCGATCCAAAGGTTCCTAAATCTGATATTGAAATAATGCCTGGATCTCAATCTTCACAAAAGTCTGGTACACATCCTGAAGAGAAGACCATGTTAAGTGGACCACTGCCTAATCCTGCAGAGAAAACCACAATAAGCGGTCCACTCCCTAATCTTCCAGAAGGTTCCATGATTAGAGGACCACAGACTATTCCTCCAGAAGGGTCCATGATAAGAGGACCACAGCCAAATCCTCCAGAAGGGTCTATGATTAGAGGACCACAGCCAATTCCTCCAGAAGGGTCCATAATTAGAGGACCACAGCCAAATCCTCCAGAAGGGTCCATGATTAGAGGACCACATCCTTACCAGCAAGGAATGTTCAGAGGACAGTTCAATGAAATGATGTCACTCATGAGTAACCAAAGAATGCAGTTTCAACAAGGTTCAATTGGGATGCCACAAAGGCCTAATATGCAAGGGCCACCTAGCTTTGTTGGACAAGTCCCAAGAAATGTCATCCCTAGAATGAGACCAGAGCACATGAGGCCAATGAATCCAAATTTCCAAAGGCCTATGTATGGACCTGGTCCAATGGCTTATCAACAACACCCTGGAGTTCCAACTGGTTTTGGTCCTAGACTTGAAATGGGAATGAGAATGCCACAGAGTTCTGGACCTGATGAGACGAAGGCAGATAGCCCTAGTAAATCAAAAATGCAGGAAGGCTCTGATAGTTCTGCTACTTCAACTAATGAACCAACAAAAGCaaaaaaaccaagaaaaccaAGACAAACTAAAAAGGAAAAAATGAAGGCTCAGGCAGAGTCCAAACCTCAACCTTCATCAGGTCCTAATGTACCAGGACAAGAATTTCAACCTCAGCAACAACCTCAGATGGTCCCAGGACCACAATATCAAATGCCAATATCAAGACCAATGCATCCACAACAAGGACCTTTTATGAGACCCCCATTTGATAACTATGGAATGAATGGTATGAACCAAGGTCCTTCAGATTACAACCAGATGAATCCAGGAATGTATGGTCCTCCTCAGATCATGCCTGGGAATGGTGGGCGGGGTTTCATGATTGACAACCTGTTAGATAAGCATCCTCGTGTCCAACAACTAGAACCGATTATCTCCCACGAAGAGGAAGAGGAGTCACCAGTGGAACCAGACCAACAGACATATGAGGGAGAACAATCTCCTTCTAATGGGGAAAAAGATATGGATGAAATGTCGGACATTGGAGATATTGTTAAATATGTTATGAATCATTAA